The following are from one region of the Noviherbaspirillum sedimenti genome:
- a CDS encoding DUF4062 domain-containing protein, translated as MSYTAKVYRVLIASPSDVEEEREIAVKTIQEWNDLHSADRQVVLLPLRWETHTAPEYGRRPQEIINRQIVDHCDILIGIFWTRIGSPTGEADSGTLEEIERVASAGKPVMLYFSQVNKDPDLIDLEQLAKLRTFKSKTFPLALVEQYSSQISFRDKLAKQLEMKLRGLIAAERNDAIENRSGTPNINFEFVGSLTGAAAGKSLTVNTVHTRLLNLDKVPDYTPESIEPKGKKKTSVAFIEHEHNKDYYRDLVRYVVAKRVYHTFNFSLENTGLIGARDIYIDLSIKASEKGTLSVANSMKGLTEPSKTGTIDFYWDDAPDETKVLKIEVVNEEVRGQLEISALQPKRCIAIRHRLLMAAKKSVTAIIKAKIYADILPTPITEELKVSYEVQEIEADAFEILADLGINFLLPSEQEQHETDLDPQLNEQMG; from the coding sequence ATGTCATACACCGCAAAGGTATATCGAGTCCTAATAGCGTCCCCTTCGGATGTGGAAGAAGAAAGAGAAATTGCAGTTAAGACCATTCAAGAATGGAATGACCTACATTCGGCAGATAGGCAGGTAGTTCTACTACCTCTTCGCTGGGAAACTCATACTGCCCCCGAGTACGGCCGGCGACCACAAGAAATAATTAACCGTCAAATCGTTGATCATTGCGACATTTTGATTGGGATTTTCTGGACTCGGATTGGGAGTCCAACTGGCGAAGCAGATAGCGGCACTCTAGAAGAGATCGAGCGAGTAGCAAGTGCCGGAAAGCCAGTCATGCTTTACTTCTCCCAAGTCAACAAAGACCCTGATTTAATCGACTTAGAACAATTAGCAAAACTGAGGACCTTCAAAAGCAAGACATTCCCGCTCGCCCTCGTGGAGCAATACAGTAGCCAAATTTCATTTAGAGATAAACTCGCTAAACAACTAGAGATGAAGCTGCGTGGATTGATTGCTGCTGAGAGAAACGATGCAATAGAAAACCGGAGCGGCACCCCAAATATTAATTTTGAATTTGTAGGTTCATTGACTGGTGCTGCTGCAGGGAAGTCTCTGACCGTGAATACCGTTCATACACGACTGCTAAATCTTGACAAGGTACCTGATTACACGCCGGAATCGATTGAGCCAAAAGGAAAAAAGAAGACCTCCGTTGCTTTCATTGAGCACGAGCATAACAAAGATTATTATCGGGATCTTGTGCGTTATGTAGTAGCTAAACGCGTCTATCATACATTCAACTTCTCCCTTGAAAATACCGGTTTAATTGGGGCTCGAGACATTTATATTGATCTGAGCATCAAGGCTTCAGAAAAGGGAACATTATCAGTAGCGAATTCTATGAAGGGTCTTACAGAACCTAGTAAGACTGGAACTATAGATTTCTATTGGGACGATGCCCCCGATGAAACAAAAGTTTTAAAAATTGAAGTAGTGAATGAGGAAGTACGCGGCCAACTTGAAATTTCAGCGTTACAACCCAAACGATGCATTGCAATTCGTCACCGACTCTTGATGGCTGCTAAGAAATCCGTAACAGCAATAATAAAAGCAAAAATATATGCTGATATCTTGCCCACTCCGATTACAGAGGAGTTAAAGGTCAGTTATGAAGTGCAAGAAATAGAAGCTGATGCATTCGAAATTTTGGCTGATCTTGGCATTAATTTTCTCCTGCCATCGGAGCAAGAGCAACATGAAACTGATTTAGACCCTCAACTTAACGAGCAAATGGGATAG
- a CDS encoding glutamine--tRNA ligase/YqeY domain fusion protein, protein MSNAPKTAAAAEANPASSNFLKGLIEADLASGKYAKRTDSLAHPLPPVITRFPPEPNGYLHIGHAKAICLNFSLARDYNGRCHMRFDDTNPTKEEQEYVDTILDAVKWLGFNWAHEGLAGPVEHLYYASDYFDKFYAMAEYLISAGHAYVDSQSADDMAKNRGNFGEPGKNSPFRDRPVAESLDLFRRMKAGEFKDGEHIVRAKIDMASPNMNMRDPAIYRIRHAHHHRTGDAWCIYPMYDYAHPIEDAIENVSHSFCTLEFQDHRPFYEWVLERLAEGGFFRKPLPQQTEFARLNLTYAITSKRKLLQLVEEKIVDGWDDPRMPTIVGLRRRGYTPESIQLFCDRIGVSKADSWIDMGTLEGALRDDLDAKAPRGVAVLRPLKLIIDNFPDDLTVECTAPVHPHHPERGHRTFPITKELWIEEEDFMEVPSKGYFRLFPGNKVRLRYGYVVECTGCDKDESGRVIAVHCSYFPDSKSGTEGSANYKVKGNIHWVSSSHALEAEVRMYDRLFADAMPDSGGKDFKQALNPSSKEVITAYLEQGMKHAMPDEKFQFERHGYFVADRVDSKAGKPVFNRVVTLKDSWGK, encoded by the coding sequence ATGAGCAACGCACCCAAAACCGCCGCTGCCGCTGAAGCCAATCCCGCCTCGTCGAACTTCCTCAAAGGCCTGATCGAAGCCGACCTCGCTTCCGGCAAGTACGCCAAGCGCACCGACAGCCTGGCGCATCCGCTGCCGCCGGTGATCACGCGCTTTCCGCCCGAGCCCAACGGCTACCTGCACATCGGCCACGCCAAAGCAATCTGCCTGAACTTCAGTCTCGCGCGCGACTACAACGGCCGCTGCCACATGCGCTTCGACGACACCAACCCGACCAAGGAAGAGCAGGAATACGTCGACACCATCCTGGACGCGGTCAAGTGGCTGGGTTTCAACTGGGCCCACGAAGGCCTCGCTGGCCCGGTTGAGCACCTGTATTACGCCAGCGACTATTTCGACAAGTTCTATGCAATGGCGGAATACCTGATCAGCGCCGGCCACGCCTACGTGGATAGCCAGAGCGCCGACGACATGGCAAAAAACCGCGGCAACTTTGGCGAGCCGGGCAAGAACTCGCCCTTCCGCGACCGCCCAGTTGCTGAGTCGCTGGACCTGTTCCGCCGCATGAAGGCCGGCGAATTCAAGGATGGCGAACACATCGTGCGCGCCAAGATCGACATGGCCTCGCCCAACATGAACATGCGCGACCCGGCCATCTACCGCATCCGCCACGCGCATCACCACCGAACTGGCGACGCCTGGTGCATCTACCCGATGTACGACTATGCACACCCGATCGAGGATGCGATCGAGAATGTCTCGCACTCGTTCTGCACGCTGGAATTCCAGGACCACCGGCCGTTCTATGAATGGGTACTGGAGCGTTTGGCCGAAGGCGGATTCTTCAGGAAGCCGCTGCCGCAACAAACCGAATTCGCGCGCCTGAACCTCACCTACGCCATCACTAGCAAGAGGAAGCTCCTGCAACTGGTCGAGGAAAAGATCGTCGATGGCTGGGACGACCCGCGCATGCCCACCATCGTGGGCCTGCGCCGTCGCGGCTACACGCCGGAATCGATCCAGCTGTTTTGCGACCGCATCGGCGTGTCCAAAGCCGACAGCTGGATCGACATGGGCACGCTGGAAGGCGCCCTGCGCGACGACCTCGACGCCAAAGCCCCGCGCGGCGTAGCCGTGCTGCGCCCGCTGAAACTCATCATCGACAACTTCCCCGACGATCTGACGGTGGAATGCACGGCGCCCGTGCATCCACACCACCCGGAGCGCGGTCACCGCACCTTCCCCATCACCAAGGAATTGTGGATCGAGGAAGAAGACTTCATGGAAGTGCCGAGCAAGGGTTACTTCCGCCTCTTCCCCGGCAACAAGGTGCGCCTGCGTTACGGCTATGTGGTGGAATGCACCGGCTGCGACAAGGATGAATCCGGCCGCGTGATTGCCGTGCACTGCAGCTATTTCCCGGACAGTAAATCAGGCACGGAAGGCAGCGCCAATTACAAGGTCAAGGGCAATATCCACTGGGTCAGCAGCAGCCATGCGCTGGAAGCGGAAGTGCGGATGTATGACCGGCTGTTTGCCGATGCGATGCCGGATTCGGGCGGCAAGGATTTCAAGCAGGCGCTGAATCCGAGTTCGAAGGAAGTGATTACGGCTTACCTGGAGCAGGGGATGAAGCATGCGATGCCGGACGAGAAGTTTCAATTCGAGCGGCATGGGTATTTTGTGGCGGATCGGGTGGATTCGAAGGCGGGGAAACCGGTGTTTAATCGGGTGGTTACTTTGAAGGATAGTTGGGGGAAGTGA
- a CDS encoding carbonic anhydrase codes for MHIRCLALAGMLLLSSALSSAHAVEQVIQLPRPAAPVRDTAALKKSIAASDDDEENIQQLAERISARLANLRKAKESRPAPPPHRKAAVASAKAGVATVAAGSARHDWHYEGEGGPAQWGSMNPAWGACANGPRQSPIDIRDGFRVDLEPVQFDYKPTRFSVLDNGHTVQVNLGLGNAIIVSGRSYELTQFHFHLPSEERVNGKSYPMVLHLVHKDAAGRYAVVALLVEEGEPHGVVQQVWNNLPLEKHDAAIATSPMALAALLPARREYYTYMGSLTTPPCTEGVLWIVLKEPIRLSSQQIAIFARLYPMNARPIQAQAGRMIKESN; via the coding sequence ATGCATATCCGATGTCTTGCCCTGGCGGGCATGCTGCTTTTGTCGTCTGCGCTGTCTTCTGCTCATGCAGTTGAACAAGTAATCCAGTTGCCCAGGCCGGCGGCGCCAGTCAGGGATACTGCCGCGCTCAAGAAAAGCATCGCCGCCAGCGACGATGACGAAGAAAATATCCAGCAACTGGCAGAGCGGATCTCCGCCCGCCTGGCGAACTTGCGCAAGGCGAAGGAATCCCGGCCGGCGCCGCCGCCGCACAGGAAGGCGGCGGTCGCCAGCGCCAAGGCCGGTGTCGCAACTGTTGCGGCCGGCTCGGCCCGCCACGACTGGCATTATGAAGGCGAGGGCGGTCCGGCGCAGTGGGGCAGCATGAATCCGGCCTGGGGTGCCTGTGCGAATGGCCCACGGCAGTCGCCGATCGATATCCGCGACGGCTTCCGGGTCGATCTGGAGCCGGTGCAGTTCGATTACAAGCCGACCCGCTTCAGCGTGCTCGACAACGGCCATACGGTGCAGGTCAATCTTGGCCTCGGCAATGCCATCATCGTGAGCGGCCGCAGCTACGAGCTGACGCAATTCCACTTCCACCTGCCGTCCGAAGAGCGCGTCAATGGCAAGAGCTATCCGATGGTGCTGCACCTGGTGCACAAGGATGCGGCGGGACGCTATGCGGTGGTGGCGTTGCTGGTGGAGGAGGGCGAGCCGCACGGCGTGGTACAGCAGGTGTGGAACAACCTGCCGCTGGAAAAGCACGACGCCGCCATCGCCACTTCGCCGATGGCGCTTGCCGCCTTGCTGCCGGCGCGCCGCGAGTATTACACCTACATGGGCTCACTGACCACGCCGCCGTGCACCGAGGGCGTCCTGTGGATCGTGCTGAAAGAGCCGATCCGCCTTTCCAGCCAGCAGATCGCCATCTTCGCGCGTCTGTACCCGATGAATGCGCGGCCGATCCAGGCGCAGGCGGGGCGCATGATCAAGGAATCGAACTAG
- a CDS encoding LytR/AlgR family response regulator transcription factor: MTNIRALIAEDEPLLAMALAGALQRLWPELAIVAVAENGIAAVQKALEERPDVLFLDIKMPGQSGLEAAQELADVWAQGPQDGTQTQPFPLVVFVTAYDEYALAAFEQAAADYVCKPVSDDRLTRTVERLKDRLQARLHKPQEDERSGGSELERLLGQLHSLLPGAGTTGMAGTTAPQRLSLIRAAVGNQVRMIPIEDVVYFEATDKYVTVTTQEGESLIRTSLKELLPQLDPERFWQIHRGTVVNNRCIAAAVRDEAGKISLRLHDRSDTLTVSRVFAHLFRQM; this comes from the coding sequence ATGACCAACATCCGCGCCCTGATCGCCGAAGACGAACCGCTCCTGGCCATGGCCCTCGCCGGCGCGCTGCAACGCCTGTGGCCCGAACTGGCGATCGTGGCGGTTGCCGAGAACGGCATCGCTGCCGTGCAAAAGGCACTGGAAGAACGCCCGGATGTGCTATTCCTGGACATCAAGATGCCCGGTCAGTCCGGCCTGGAAGCGGCGCAGGAACTGGCCGACGTGTGGGCGCAGGGGCCGCAGGACGGCACGCAAACTCAGCCCTTCCCGCTGGTCGTGTTCGTCACCGCCTACGACGAATACGCGCTGGCCGCCTTCGAGCAGGCTGCGGCCGACTATGTCTGCAAACCGGTCAGCGACGACCGCCTGACCAGGACCGTCGAACGCCTGAAGGATCGCCTCCAGGCCCGTCTGCACAAGCCGCAGGAAGACGAGCGCAGCGGCGGCAGTGAGTTGGAACGCCTGTTAGGCCAGCTGCACAGTCTGCTGCCAGGCGCGGGCACTACAGGCATGGCGGGCACGACGGCGCCGCAGCGCCTGTCCCTGATCCGCGCCGCGGTCGGCAACCAGGTGCGCATGATTCCGATCGAGGATGTCGTGTATTTCGAAGCCACCGACAAGTACGTCACGGTGACTACGCAGGAAGGCGAATCGCTGATCCGCACCAGTCTGAAGGAATTGCTGCCGCAGCTCGACCCCGAGCGCTTCTGGCAAATCCACCGCGGCACGGTGGTCAACAATCGTTGCATTGCCGCGGCGGTACGCGATGAAGCCGGCAAGATCTCGCTCAGGCTGCACGACCGCAGCGATACCCTGACGGTCAGCCGGGTATTCGCGCATCTGTTTCGGCAAATGTAG
- a CDS encoding sensor histidine kinase, translated as MKPETHSLSIGSAGCTYPRLRRLAIDTAITWVFNLVIALFITYLMPTGSPFWVNLVFSMCIGTLAVWMIDGGKLLLWGEGKPSWTIFLLIAAAMPLAYYGGHALAVWLLGMPAQHLSHAFDMRYSGGTLVITLLACLFGTWIFWSRARLQELEAQAVMEKARAAATEKQALQAQLQLLQAQIEPHMLFNTLANLQALIAVDAPRAQHMLDQLIQYLRATLSAARAPQTTLAQEFALLQAYLELMAVRMGQRLAYALDLPEALHAVPLPPMLLQPLVENAIRHGLEPKIDGGRIDVVARLTDGMLELRIADTGLGLDVPSSQAGTSLGLANVRERLRALYGERATFSLRPNHPAGAGAIALITLPMTA; from the coding sequence TTGAAACCCGAAACACACTCGTTGAGCATTGGCAGCGCCGGCTGCACTTACCCGCGCCTGCGCCGGCTTGCCATCGACACGGCCATCACCTGGGTCTTCAACCTGGTGATCGCCTTGTTCATCACCTACCTGATGCCGACCGGCAGTCCATTCTGGGTCAACCTGGTGTTTTCGATGTGCATCGGCACCCTGGCGGTCTGGATGATCGATGGCGGCAAGCTGCTGCTATGGGGGGAAGGCAAACCTTCCTGGACGATTTTTCTGTTGATCGCCGCGGCCATGCCGCTCGCCTACTACGGCGGCCATGCACTGGCGGTATGGCTGCTGGGCATGCCGGCGCAGCACCTGAGCCATGCCTTCGACATGCGCTACTCGGGCGGCACGCTAGTCATCACCCTGCTGGCCTGCCTGTTCGGCACATGGATTTTCTGGAGCCGCGCCAGGCTGCAAGAACTGGAAGCGCAAGCCGTCATGGAAAAAGCGCGCGCCGCCGCCACCGAAAAACAGGCACTGCAAGCGCAGCTGCAATTGCTGCAGGCGCAGATCGAGCCGCACATGCTGTTCAACACCCTGGCCAACCTGCAGGCGCTGATTGCCGTCGATGCGCCGCGCGCCCAGCACATGCTGGACCAGCTGATCCAGTACCTGCGCGCCACCCTGTCGGCCGCGCGCGCGCCGCAAACCACGCTGGCGCAGGAATTCGCCCTGCTGCAGGCCTACCTGGAACTGATGGCGGTCCGCATGGGCCAGCGCCTGGCCTATGCGCTCGACCTGCCCGAGGCGCTGCACGCAGTGCCGCTGCCGCCGATGCTGCTGCAGCCGCTGGTGGAAAACGCCATCCGGCATGGTCTGGAACCGAAGATCGACGGCGGCCGCATCGACGTGGTGGCGCGCCTGACCGACGGCATGCTGGAACTGCGCATCGCCGACACCGGCCTCGGCCTGGACGTGCCATCATCCCAGGCCGGCACCAGCCTCGGCCTCGCCAATGTGCGCGAACGCCTGCGCGCCCTGTACGGCGAGCGCGCCACCTTCAGCCTGCGCCCCAACCATCCCGCGGGCGCGGGTGCGATCGCGCTCATCACCCTGCCGATGACGGCATGA
- a CDS encoding DUF2306 domain-containing protein produces the protein MTSSPAIAIHLSAAFAALLLGGAMLTMRKGTPRHRLLGRSWVLVMVATAISSFWIKTHGHYSWIHLLSVWVLFALGVAVVAIYKGNVRAHRRWITGTYVGLAAAGIFTLLPQRLLGALVWRTVGFM, from the coding sequence ATGACGTCCAGCCCCGCGATTGCGATCCACTTATCCGCCGCCTTTGCCGCCCTGCTGCTCGGCGGCGCGATGCTGACCATGCGCAAAGGCACGCCGCGCCACCGCCTGCTCGGCCGCAGCTGGGTGCTGGTGATGGTGGCAACCGCCATTTCTTCCTTCTGGATCAAGACCCACGGCCACTATTCCTGGATCCACCTGCTGTCAGTGTGGGTGCTGTTCGCCCTGGGCGTTGCGGTGGTGGCCATTTACAAAGGCAATGTCCGGGCGCACCGCCGCTGGATCACCGGCACCTATGTCGGGCTGGCGGCGGCCGGCATCTTCACGCTGCTGCCGCAGCGTCTGCTCGGCGCGCTGGTATGGCGCACCGTCGGGTTCATGTAA
- a CDS encoding ABC transporter substrate-binding protein, translating to MTMRQLLLSLGVLSASITPVFAQSTAPIKIGMNCTYEGGSSEMGISVRAALRIAVGEINAVGGVGGRKIELVERDDKAKPDVGVAVAEDLVNKEKVVATIGYCNSGVAAKAVDVYQKARVPLIIPVATGTAITKKFAGEAENYVFRVAMPDEKQVDFILHDLTEKRGLDKIAVFADDTGYGEGGLKDVVRLLEKRSKKPVFVARFKQGTPDLSAQLKEARAAGANALFVYALGPDMATVSKSRAAIGWNVQQTGPWTVAFRNHIDVAGAAADGAVMPQTFIQDGVMNERSTSLVLQYVKQNNVKNIPCVMCAAQAYDSMFVLLNAMFQAKDLSGPAIKDALENLEQRVTGVVGTYRKPFTKDDHEALDGSILVLGQVKGGLVQYAYAGDARRSILASRTKAQPKPAIMPVAATK from the coding sequence ATGACCATGAGACAGCTGCTGTTGAGCCTTGGCGTATTGTCTGCCTCCATCACTCCGGTTTTTGCCCAGAGCACGGCGCCGATCAAGATCGGCATGAACTGTACCTATGAAGGCGGTTCTTCCGAGATGGGCATCAGCGTGCGCGCGGCCCTGCGCATCGCCGTCGGTGAAATCAACGCAGTGGGCGGCGTCGGCGGGCGCAAGATCGAACTGGTCGAGCGCGACGACAAGGCCAAGCCGGATGTCGGCGTGGCGGTGGCGGAAGATCTGGTCAACAAGGAAAAAGTCGTCGCCACCATCGGTTATTGCAATTCCGGCGTGGCCGCCAAGGCGGTCGATGTCTACCAGAAGGCCCGGGTGCCGCTGATCATTCCGGTGGCGACCGGTACGGCGATTACCAAAAAATTCGCCGGCGAAGCCGAGAATTACGTGTTCCGGGTGGCGATGCCGGATGAAAAGCAGGTGGATTTCATCCTGCACGACCTGACTGAAAAGCGCGGCCTGGACAAGATTGCCGTGTTTGCCGATGACACCGGCTATGGCGAAGGCGGTTTGAAGGACGTCGTGCGCCTGCTGGAAAAGCGTAGCAAGAAGCCGGTTTTCGTGGCCCGCTTCAAGCAAGGCACGCCGGATCTGTCGGCGCAACTGAAGGAGGCGCGCGCCGCCGGCGCCAACGCCTTGTTCGTGTATGCCCTCGGCCCCGACATGGCCACCGTTTCCAAGAGCCGCGCCGCGATTGGCTGGAACGTGCAGCAAACCGGTCCGTGGACAGTCGCCTTCCGTAACCATATCGATGTCGCCGGCGCCGCCGCCGATGGCGCCGTCATGCCGCAGACCTTCATTCAGGACGGCGTGATGAACGAGCGCAGCACCTCGCTGGTGCTGCAGTACGTCAAGCAGAACAATGTGAAAAACATCCCGTGCGTGATGTGCGCGGCGCAAGCGTATGACTCGATGTTCGTCCTGCTGAATGCAATGTTCCAGGCCAAGGACCTGAGCGGCCCGGCGATCAAGGATGCGCTGGAAAACCTCGAGCAACGCGTCACTGGCGTGGTGGGCACCTATCGCAAGCCGTTCACCAAGGATGACCATGAAGCGCTGGACGGCTCGATCCTGGTACTGGGCCAGGTCAAGGGCGGCCTGGTGCAGTATGCTTACGCGGGCGACGCCAGGCGTTCGATCCTGGCTTCCCGCACCAAGGCGCAGCCCAAGCCGGCGATTATGCCGGTCGCGGCCACCAAGTAA
- a CDS encoding glycerophosphodiester phosphodiesterase family protein, with product MWPYPEIVAHRGGGALAPENTIAALRCGLAYGFHAVEFDVMLAGDGIPVVLHDEMLGRTVAGNGKVPDFTAADLMRMDAGAWFSPAFAGETVPSYAQVFHFCLAHGIWMNVEIKPAPGFETATGRTVAALTAQWLADAAAGVAAGVAGASGRPDAAALASGWPAPLLSSFSHDALLAAQAAAPGLARACLFDVVPDDWRQRLAEVGAVALHTNHEKLTPQLAAAVKAAGYGLFCYTVNEPARAREIRVWGVDAFCTDRIDLIGADFR from the coding sequence ATGTGGCCTTATCCTGAAATCGTGGCGCACCGCGGCGGCGGCGCGCTCGCTCCCGAAAATACCATCGCCGCCTTGCGTTGCGGTCTGGCATATGGTTTTCATGCGGTCGAATTCGACGTCATGCTGGCCGGCGACGGCATCCCGGTGGTGTTGCACGACGAGATGCTGGGCCGTACCGTCGCCGGCAACGGCAAGGTGCCGGATTTCACCGCCGCCGACCTGATGCGCATGGATGCCGGCGCCTGGTTTTCCCCGGCCTTTGCCGGCGAGACCGTGCCTTCTTACGCGCAGGTGTTCCATTTTTGCCTGGCGCACGGCATCTGGATGAATGTCGAGATCAAGCCGGCGCCGGGCTTCGAGACAGCCACCGGGCGCACTGTGGCCGCGCTGACAGCGCAGTGGCTGGCCGACGCCGCTGCTGGTGTCGCTGCTGGTGTCGCTGGCGCCAGTGGTCGCCCCGACGCAGCGGCGCTGGCATCAGGCTGGCCGGCGCCGCTGCTCTCATCGTTTTCCCATGATGCCTTGTTGGCGGCGCAGGCGGCGGCGCCCGGACTGGCGCGCGCCTGCCTGTTCGATGTCGTTCCCGACGACTGGCGCCAGCGCCTGGCCGAAGTCGGCGCGGTGGCCTTGCATACCAACCACGAAAAACTGACGCCGCAGCTGGCGGCTGCGGTGAAAGCGGCCGGTTATGGCCTGTTTTGCTATACCGTCAACGAACCGGCGCGCGCCCGTGAAATCCGGGTCTGGGGCGTGGATGCCTTCTGCACCGACCGCATCGACCTGATCGGCGCGGATTTCCGCTGA